Below is a genomic region from Salmo salar chromosome ssa11, Ssal_v3.1, whole genome shotgun sequence.
ATGACTAACATAAATGATCATCAGGTTGTCAACAACCATCTGGTCTCCATGGCGGTACACAagttagggaatagggtattCACAAATGTACTTTTTCTTGCCAAGGCAGACCTCATCATGCCATTTTCCCTGTGCAGCCAGTGAGAGCACAACACAGCTCTCCCTCTTGGTCCCTGTGGGCTGCTTCTTGGTCTTGTCCCAGTTGAAGTAGCTGATGAGCATGCTGTTGACGTCTACATACTGGCCCTCCTTCACAATGTCTGTCACACCGATCCAGAACTCCTTGGTACCTGGCGCACTCCTCTTGGCATAGTCCCTCAGGTCATTGTTTTCATTGAGGTCACGTGGAGTGGCAAGTGTTCCACCCCATGCGATGCAGTGTTCGTTGGCCTCATGGTACTGCTTGGGTTCCTCGATGGTCAGGTAACACTTCCTGTGAGCTTTGATGCCACGAAGACAAACTGGAAGCAGAGGGAAGCAGTTTTACATTTATCTCCTTCAAACTTCCTCAGGCAATAACCCTACCTACCATGCTCAAATATTCCTGAAGAATGTGAattatatacaaaatatatatttacatgaTATATTGGTGTATAATGTCTCACTGATATTTTCTAATCTATAGAATTTCAATCAGACATAATGAAGACTAGTAGGACCAAGCAAAGGTTTTCATCTGTATCTATGTTTCCTAAACCAAGTTCCCAAAATAAGACATAAGCCCTTTCAGTGGGAGAGAACCCAGATAGAGGCATACTATATGAGACTGTAACACTCTGTTCTTCCACCCTCGCTGTATAAAGAACCTGTCTCATCATAATACTTTTATATCCATCGTCATACATTTCCCAATGTGCTCCAGAAATTCAACTGCATTATCTTCCACAGCACATGACTCAGTGCTCTGTCAACATCATTATTGCTGCTGCGACGCATGAGGTTGAAGGTAAGAGTACTCCTGCCCTCTACTGGTGACTGAGCATATTAGTAAATGACGCTAACCCCTGATGTCTGGGGTTAGCGTGAATTACCATAATAAATATAAAATCATAATTTCTCTGCATCAATTCCACACTATTAgaaaaaaaaaggttccaaaagggttcttcgactgtatccataggataaccctttttgattccaggaagtggaacccaaaaaggttctacctggaaccaaaaagcgttttccaaagggttttcctatggggacagccgaaaaacTCTTTTATGTTCCAGATAGcaccattttttttctccaagagTGCATGTACCACCTGCCTAACCCATAAGAAACATAGAGTAACTGCAAAATCTGCACTGTTTCCCCATGAGAGGCATTCCCTCTTTGAATCCTTCCTGGCCATAAATCAGCACTCAGTATAAGCGCACAGAGCAGCCATCCCCGCAATACCTGTCTGCAGAGCCGAGATCTCCTTCAGGGAGTTCACCTCCTGCCACAGCTTCTCCAGCTGCGACTTTACATCATCCTCATCTGCCGCTGCATCTCCATAGAAACACAGACAAGCAGGCAGGCATGTCAGAGAGAAAATGTACAGAAAAACATAGTAGAGCCACTGAAgtttagtgtagtgtgtgtggtgagtgttaCCTCTCTGTGGTGCTGGCACTGCTTTCCTGGTACGAGATGGATGGCTATATCCCTGGTGGAGCAAGGTAAGAGAGATAACCAAAAAGATGGGGAGAACCAGACGCGCCATGTCTGCACTAAATTCCGACCAAAGAAAGGGGCACACCTTTTAACATTGACACAGGAGCCCAAAGCACTGTGGGCAGTTCACTATATACAGGCCCACTGTTTGCTCCTGCAGTGAGTCACCTCTCATTGGCTGACACTATGTAACTTTGGGTTTTTTCAAACGTCAGGGGGAACTGAAATACCATGGGTGGGGTGACAACAATGATGGCCCTGTTTCTGCCCATTCATAAATATTTACTTGGGACAAGGTGCAATTCATTTACCGTTTTCCCCATCCATTTCACAAACAAGCCGTAAATTCATTGACTGCAACACTGCACAGAATGTTCTGTATGAGAATATCTGCTTCTGTATCTGACCTCCCACCACTCCCCTGTGCATGGATACATTTGACCCACAGTAAATTAACCCTGAAAAATAAATGTTGCTACTCCATAGATGGCTAAGAGATTTGTTATTTTATACGCCATGTCACCAAAATTATTTGTATGACCAAATGCATAGATTGGTCTCCCAATGCATCAAAACATTAAGAGGATGATGACATTTTGCTTGTCAACTCTAATTATATCTCACTCAAATGTGCTGAAAATACAGAGATTAAATTGTGTAACCATGGAAAACAGGGAGCTTAATAGAGCTGAGGAAGTCCAGCTCCCTGCTCTGGTGCAGCAGAGGTTCTTTTTAGTGTGTGATGTTGTAGAGTAGACAGATCAGATGGAAGAGGGGTGCAGTGTTAAGAAAAACTCTGCTGTCTGA
It encodes:
- the LOC106562113 gene encoding tetranectin-like protein isoform X1; translation: MARLVLPIFLVISLTLLHQGYSHPSRTRKAVPAPQRDAAADEDDVKSQLEKLWQEVNSLKEISALQTVCLRGIKAHRKCYLTIEEPKQYHEANEHCIAWGGTLATPRDLNENNDLRDYAKRSAPGTKEFWIGVTDIVKEGQYVDVNSMLISYFNWDKTKKQPTGTKRESCVVLSLAAQGKWHDEVCLGKKKYICEYPIP
- the LOC106562113 gene encoding tetranectin-like protein isoform X2, encoding MARLVLPIFLVISLTLLHQGYSHPSRTRKAVPAPQRAADEDDVKSQLEKLWQEVNSLKEISALQTVCLRGIKAHRKCYLTIEEPKQYHEANEHCIAWGGTLATPRDLNENNDLRDYAKRSAPGTKEFWIGVTDIVKEGQYVDVNSMLISYFNWDKTKKQPTGTKRESCVVLSLAAQGKWHDEVCLGKKKYICEYPIP